The genomic stretch ttcttctttttcccttttgttgGGTAAACAATGGTTGGATCATGTTGTTGATGTTGAGCAATGGAGACAAAAGTTAGAATGATATCGGAATATAAAGATACAGTTTGATGTTCCTTTTTGAGATGATTCTCCACAGATAGAGTTTGCTATAGATCGAGTCTTTTCCTAAAAACTTAATCTTATCAAGAAATATGAGTTCGGGTCCTAAGTCTATCTCTCTATTTCATCTGAAGCTTAATATTTTGTATAATGTTTTCTCTCAAATTTATCTTGCATCATATACTTGGATTCAGCTTCATGTACCAAATCTAATTCCACCTGTGAATGAGGCACATTAGATTCTTTCTTGCATTAACAATAATAACCATAATCCACACCTTGCACACATATTTCTTCAAACTATTCAAACAAGTTTGTAGGAGCTCCATTAGTTGGAACTATAATTCTTTGTGTCTACTTTcgaatcaagcaagatggggaTAAAGTTCTTGTGCTCAATCATCAGGAGCCACCACCTACTCAGCTTTTCTGTGGTTTCATGGTGGTATGCATATGCAAATGCCAAAAACACTTTGATGAGCAAAAGTTTAAAGATCATGCATATTTAACTTCAAGCTCAAGAACAAAAGCAATTCACTAGGATTTTATTCCAACATCACAAAGGTTCTAGCAATGGCAGTGCAAAGTAATCTTGATCCAAGCATGATATGTGAACATACTTGGGAAAGCTGTAAGTTAGAATCATGTTATGCTCATGGAATCTGGAATAGCAACCTGCAGTGAAAGTTTAAGAATCAAAATCTTGTCTATGATATCCCTTGATCTGAATCAGTATCCATGATACAGGAGCACCTGCTATGAACAGAGCTACAACACTTCACAAGGCCTGGCCTTTAATTCACTTTGGATCTTCTATAGATTTTACTTCATCAAGTATAACCTagtgataaataattttttttattttcattaaggattttttttttcttcaactaTAACAGATTCTAAAATGAATCAATTGCTGAGAAGGAACAAAGCAGCAGGTAGATCTAGTTGATACCAtctttcccttttcttttcttttgttacagATTTGACAAAAGTCATAAGTCCTTAGGGAATGTATTAGATGAAAGCAATCATTCTTTGAGGATTGATGTTCTTCAGACCAGAACAATCTTgcttcatgatttatatatattaCATTTCTGCAGTAGATTTATCCTTGATTATTTTGTCTGGGATATGCTTTTCATCCATGGCTGCTAAATCATTGAAATCATGGGAGCATGATTTTGCAATTTGAGGAACATGAAGTTCCTTTACAGAAATATCATCTCTCATTTAGGTGAAGAATTATGCCAACAAggaaagagaatatatatatatatatatatatatatatatatattgaggatGTTAGGTCATGTTGTTCCTAAGATTTCCACTGCAAATGCTGTTGCAAGTCAACCAAGTTTGCAGTAAATTTGATTGCATGCCTAAACTTTGGCATGGAAGATGTGGCTGTAAAGCTAATGCACAGATCATAAGATTGAGATCAGCTTGTCTATCATGAATTCCAATACCATCAGAACACAAACCACTTGAAGAATCATATGAAACATCTCATCTCATGTTCTGAGATCAGAGAGGAAAGCCTTTTCACATCACTGATCGATCAGCTTCCAGTTTCTGCAATGATCTGCAGTGAAGGGCGCCAATGTCGAGGCCTCGCTGCTGACTGCTTGCTGGTCTTATGTCCATCCCTCTCCTGCTTTGCTACCTGAAAAATTCCATTACTGCGATCACTCTGCTACTGATTCATCTCGATGTATGGAGAAGAAAACATTCTATCATGAACTATACATTGTGCTCGAATTCTCTCCTCTAGCCTGATCGAATTGCCATTGAATGAACAGGATGTACCTGATCTGTGATTTCTGAGTCCTCCTTGTCTTCTCCATCTTTACGCACGTGAACGACCTCATCATCTGTTCCAATCCTCTGTTGCTGCTGTCTCTCCATCAGTTCAGCCtgtctcttcttcatcttctcgaTCTTCCTTGCCTGGATAGCCTTCATGACCTCTGAGTCAAAGAATTCAGATAAGAGATGTACTTGATTCGATCACTGTGACAAGCTTCGGAAGCTAAATGGTGATCAAGAACCTTGGGAGGTGATGAGCCGATACACTTGGCCGAGCAAGAGGGTGTCCGTGGCCTTGAGGAGCCTCACCCGGGTTAGCCGGAGggtgccgccgccgctgccgtccAGCTTCTCCTCCGGGACGTAGAGGGTGATGAGGGCCACGTAATAGCCTGGGTTGTTCTTCATGACCTCCGACGCACTCGTGGGCCAATAGAGCCTCTCCGCTCTGCCTCCGGGGTGTTGGATCACCACCGCCGCTGCATCCGTCACCTGACAGTTCCCCATTCCTCCTCTTTGTCTCTTTGTTGGTGCTGATGGCGGTGGCCACGGCGATGAGAGTTATGGAAGACGAGGCTTCAGCCGGCTACAGTCGCCATTTGGTGGACGGTGTTGCTCGGAGTTGATGATGATACGGTGGAGGAGTGCGCGGTGTTATTATGGAGGAGAGGGTGACGGCGGGCCCAACGGAGCAATTCATTGGTTGATACGCTATCTGACACGTAGCATGATGTCTATGGGTCCCATACGCTTAGATTTTTAggtattttatcaaaaaaatatattaaaatttcattGAATGATGCCGACTGACTAATTGATTCttatatgaggattttttttattaatttgagaAAATAATCTTTCGTCCTCCGCTAAGCGATAAGTGTTAGAAAAGTAAGCGCAATAAGAGAGTAGGAGGAAACGAGGCAAGAACAATCGGTGAAACGCAAAAAGATATTTTCATCTAGTTGATAATAAAGATGTGCtcccaaaataaaaattaattatgagaGTGTTATTTGATAAAAGCCtaacaataaatttttttttttggcacaatATCTTAGATTTTTATTAGCATACTTTTTGCTATTATATCATAGATGTCTTGTTATTGGAGTTCAACATTAATTTAGTTGAACCAAAATGATTGTCAACAAGATCTTGTAAGGGTTTGGATTATTTTTTCAGATAATTTTTTTTGTGACAAGTATCTCAAGTCATGCATGCATGAGTTTCTAATCATTtgaggtttcatatgaaaaaaaaaatggatcTTAAATCATATGAAAAACTTTTATTTATAGAGTAGTGAGTAGAATAttcctataatatttttttttttaattatcttcTCAAGCTATTATTGTTAGGTATTTGAATGATCCAAAAAAActaatacatgatgattttttactTAAATTGGTATTATTCTACTGATTACGtagattaaaaaaatcaataattgattaattaattttttttaatcttacatCAATATAAATCATTTATAGAATACATATAATATCATTATCATGTATAAATACATAATGTTTTAATGAACAATAACTACAAAACTTATGTTATTGGTTTGTgtgcataatatcaaaattttatcctAAGTAAATTAAAATATCTAATATTGTCATCCTCTTTTCCATCCAAACTTCTGCTACCACTACTATTAGCTTCAATTATCTAAATATTAGATTCAATATGGATAACACAATTAAAATCTTTATTATAACATCATAGCATACCACAAGTTTGAGTCTCATATTTGTCCATCTCAATTTTAGTTTCATATATCAATCTTAACATGGTTTGaacataataaaaatatgatgttaAGGTTTAATATAGATTGAGtcatttctttaaaaaattatatatgttagTTTAAAATGAATGCAAAATAGCATTTAAGATGGAGCTATCATATTGTGAGGGCCAATTTTGAATCTTGTATATGGCAACAACAAGATGACATCCCCTTGTGTTCTTATCAGGTCAAACTTTGGAGGAGTGTGGAATCCATGGGCATCTGATCATTAGTTTTACAACTCCCCTCAGCAGTGTCATTGCCTTTGATATTTGCTCCCAAATCCAACCTCATGTTGGTAGAAGAAGAAACATAGTAGTGAAAGCTACAATCCCCCAAAGT from Musa acuminata AAA Group cultivar baxijiao chromosome BXJ1-3, Cavendish_Baxijiao_AAA, whole genome shotgun sequence encodes the following:
- the LOC135636594 gene encoding uncharacterized protein LOC135636594, which produces MGNCQVTDAAAVVIQHPGGRAERLYWPTSASEVMKNNPGYYVALITLYVPEEKLDGSGGGTLRLTRVRLLKATDTLLLGQVYRLITSQEVMKAIQARKIEKMKKRQAELMERQQQQRIGTDDEVVHVRKDGEDKEDSEITDQVAKQERDGHKTSKQSAARPRHWRPSLQIIAETGS